From Jiangella mangrovi:
GCAGCGAGGCCGCGATGTTGTCGGCCAGAGGCGAGCGCCAGCAGTACACGGTGTAGAACGACGTGTCGTCGTCGACCCAGGACCGTGATCGGGCGTCGTAACGCGCGTTGTTGCACGCAAGCCGGAAGTGGGCGAACGCGTCGCCGTTCTTGTTCTTGTCCAGCTTGGGTTCGGTCGCGACGTTCCCGACGACCGTGATGTTGACCTCGCTCATGTGGCGTCTCCTGTGCTCGTTCCCGATGAGGTTGACGAACACGAGATTTCCGCCTGGCGAGGCCGCCCGAAAGCCGGAAATCGCGAAATGTGGACAACTCCGCGAATTGGTCGGGCTTGTGGACGACCGCCGCGACGGGTGAACGGTCATCCGGGCCCACGGGGCGTCCACGATGTGGGATTTCGGGCGTTTTCTGGGCCGCCCGCCACGATTACCCGAGCCTCACTACGCCTGCAACCGTGTTGAGGCTCGGGTAAGCCTCGTGATGTAGCGGATCCTTGATGATCATCGCTGTCCACAGCCCGGCGAACACCGCAACGAACGCCGCGAGGCGTGCCCAGGGCCTCCCCGTCCCCCTGATAGCTGCCAGGTTCTTGGCCGCGGGCGCACGGGTCAAGTCCAAGCCCCCAACCACAGCGGCAAGCAACCACAGCGGGCGCGGACTTGAGACGTGTGCACGCGGTTAAGACACTGGGCAGCAGGGGGACGGGGAGCCAACCTCAACCCCGGCAGAACCCCCGACGCCGCGCCCCCGCTGATCGTGGACGACAGGATCAGGAGCGGGCGCGGTCCAGGGCGGTCTTGAAGGCGCGGTACTTGCCCAGCTCGGCGTCGACCGGCTCGACGACGACCTCGTCGGTGACGGAGGCGATCAGGTCGCGCAGCTGGTGCCGGACCCGTTCCTCCTGCCGCCGGCTCCCCCGTCTGGCCGCCCACAGCCCGGCCAACCCGACCAGCACGCCGAGCACCAGCCCGCCGGCCAGCAGCACCGTCGGCACCGGGATCCCGCCGACCGACGGCTCGGCGACGTCGAAGCGCAGGAACGACGTCCCCGCCAGCGCGAGCAGCCAGAGGACCCCGGCGGCCGCCGTCAGCAGGGCCAGCCACTGCAGCGCGTTCAGCAACCGCCACCAGCCCGGCCGCGTCGCGATGCCGAAGTCCGTGCCGCCGACCCGGCGGTCGAGCTCGTCGGAGAGCCGCGCGCTCGACGACGTCGCCACCGAGCGGACCGCGTCGCGCCACGAGGACGGCAGCGTCCCCGCCGCCGCGTCGCCGTACGCCCGCACCGCCGCGTCGGACCGCGACCGCTGCACCGGCGACGTCACCGGCAGCGAGATCCGGGCGATCTCCTCCGCATCCGGAGGAGAGCTCGACAGCACCGACGACCGCCGCACGCGCACGCCCAGCTTCGCCAGCGGGTCGCGCCGCAGCCGCCCGAGCCACCGGGTCACCGGCCAGCCGGTCGCCGCACGCGCGCGCTGCAGGTAGGACCGCCCGGCCGCCGTCGCGACCACGTCGGCTCCCGACGCCTCCGCCACCGCCGACGCCAGCCGCTCGCGCTCGCCGGCGCCCACGGAACCCGGCGCCCCGTCCCCAACGGCCGAAGCGACCAGTTCCGCCGTCATGCGGATGTCGGCCTCGATGCGCTCGTCGACGGCGCGGCGCTTGGTCACGGCGGTCCGGATCAGGTCGACCAGCGTGTCGACGCCGTCGCCGGTCGCGCCGGACAGCGCGACCACGGGGACTTCGTCGAGCCCGTCAGCATCCAAGAGCCCCCGCAGGTCGGTGACGCACTCGACGACGTCGGCCCTGGTCAGCCGGTCGATCTGGTTGAGCACGATGACCGTGACCGCCTGGTGCGACGCCAGCGGCCGCAGGT
This genomic window contains:
- a CDS encoding GTPase, giving the protein MKRWSRRDRITLPERVTALQEAVAVGGKRLSPDLAETVQVVVDRAGERRQLSVEHTVVALAGATGSGKSTLFNRIAGMEVSVVGVRRPTTSDPLACVWGTQGVIPLLDWLKVPPRHRVSRESVLDSGAGDDLDGLVLLDLPDHDSTQLSHRDTVDRLVEMVDLFVWILDPQKYADAALHERYLRPLASHQAVTVIVLNQIDRLTRADVVECVTDLRGLLDADGLDEVPVVALSGATGDGVDTLVDLIRTAVTKRRAVDERIEADIRMTAELVASAVGDGAPGSVGAGERERLASAVAEASGADVVATAAGRSYLQRARAATGWPVTRWLGRLRRDPLAKLGVRVRRSSVLSSSPPDAEEIARISLPVTSPVQRSRSDAAVRAYGDAAAGTLPSSWRDAVRSVATSSSARLSDELDRRVGGTDFGIATRPGWWRLLNALQWLALLTAAAGVLWLLALAGTSFLRFDVAEPSVGGIPVPTVLLAGGLVLGVLVGLAGLWAARRGSRRQEERVRHQLRDLIASVTDEVVVEPVDAELGKYRAFKTALDRARS